In Amyelois transitella isolate CPQ chromosome 3, ilAmyTran1.1, whole genome shotgun sequence, a single genomic region encodes these proteins:
- the LOC106138203 gene encoding carbonic anhydrase 2, with protein MADDWGYTGENGPATWTEKFPEARGARQSPVDIDTSLASSGGSAPPLDWKYSVNHTRSVVNPGYCWRVDENGYDSELRGGPLGSDVYKLQQWHCHWGAVNGEGSEHTVDGRSFSGELHLVHWNTSKYRSFTEAAGQEDGLAVLGVFLMCGKKHNELDKVIKLLPFITHKGDKVTMSEPLDPANLLPQRRAYWTYPGSLTTPPCTESVTWILFKDPAQVSAEQLALMRKLRCGEASCGVEAMELLHNYRPTLPLGNRELRDYGGN; from the exons GGCCAGCTACTTGGACAGAGAAGTTCCCAGAGGCCCGGGGGGCGCGTCAGAGCCCTGTGGACATTGACACGAGTCTGGCCAGCAGTGGCGGCAGCGCGCCGCCGCTGGACTGGAAGTACTCCGTCAACCACACCCGCTCCGTCGTCAACCCGGGCTACTGTTGGCGAGTTGACGAGAATGGGTACGACTCAg AATTACGTGGAGGTCCTTTAGGCTCTGACGTTTATAAATTGCAACAATGGCACTGCCACTGGGGCGCCGTGAACGGAGAAGGCTCGGAGCACACCGTGGACGGGCGCTCCTTCTCCGGGGAGCTCCACCTGGTGCACTGGAACACCAGCAAGTATCGCAGCTTTACGGAGGCCGCCGGACAAGAAGACGGACTTGCCGTCTTGGGGGTCTTTCTCATG TGTGGAAAAAAACACAACGAATTAGACAAAGTGATCAAGCTCCTGCCGTTCATCACCCACAAGGGAGACAAGGTGACCATGTCTGAACCTCTGGACCCCGCCAACCTGCTCCCGCAGCGGCGAGCCTACTGGACCTACCCCGGCTCGCTCACCACGCCGCCCTGCACTGAGTCCGTCACATGGATCCTATTCAAAGACCCCGCACAAGTTTCCGCAGAGCAG TTGGCGTTAATGCGGAAGCTGAGGTGTGGCGAAGCGTCGTGTGGGGTCGAGGCCATGGAGCTGCTGCACAACTACCGGCCGACGCTGCCGCTCGGCAACCGAGAATTGCGCGACTATGGCGGCAACTAA